Proteins encoded within one genomic window of Dyadobacter chenhuakuii:
- a CDS encoding carboxymuconolactone decarboxylase family protein produces the protein MSKRNLTIDIDPGAYAAVRGLEKYISESGLDKIHYKLIKIRASQMNGCAFCIDKHTREARELGLSEQRIYLLNAWRETELYTEEERAILALTEEVTSIANHGVSDEVYNNAVALFGEAYTKAVVMGVITINAWNRIAITDQLPLK, from the coding sequence ATGTCAAAGCGGAATTTAACAATTGATATTGACCCCGGAGCTTATGCAGCCGTGAGAGGTTTGGAGAAATATATTTCCGAATCGGGGTTGGACAAAATCCATTACAAACTCATCAAAATAAGGGCTTCCCAAATGAATGGATGCGCTTTTTGCATTGATAAGCATACAAGGGAAGCGCGGGAGCTGGGGCTTTCGGAACAGCGCATCTATTTGCTCAACGCGTGGCGAGAGACTGAACTTTACACGGAAGAGGAGCGTGCCATTTTAGCATTAACCGAGGAAGTAACGTCCATTGCCAACCACGGTGTGAGCGACGAAGTGTATAATAATGCCGTGGCATTATTTGGGGAAGCTTATACGAAAGCCGTCGTGATGGGCGTCATCACGATTAACGCCTGGAACCGCATTGCCATCACAGATCAGTTGCCTTTGAAATAA
- a CDS encoding isocitrate lyase/PEP mutase family protein, translating to MKRKGTQSEKADLLKKLHYSKQMLVLPNIWDVTGAALLEETGYPAVATASAAIARAHGYQDGEKIPFELALNVIGQIVNAVEVPVTADIESGYAIDLQGLKANVRKILATGVAGINIEDSDPKTNQLLPVDLQAERIRLIRKTAEKAGVRLFINARTDVFLKPSTLTSDEKLKLAIERGCAYADAGADGIYPIFVQEESAIATLVKEFSVPVNILITKGTPELKQLENLGVARVSFGPNFQKAMLLAMKASLKQIKETFSHNAITSVY from the coding sequence ATGAAGAGGAAAGGGACACAATCCGAAAAAGCGGATCTGCTCAAAAAGTTGCATTATAGTAAACAGATGCTTGTTTTACCTAATATATGGGATGTTACGGGTGCTGCATTACTTGAGGAAACCGGTTATCCGGCTGTTGCCACTGCTAGTGCGGCTATTGCGCGCGCCCATGGTTATCAGGATGGCGAAAAAATTCCTTTTGAGCTGGCGTTAAATGTCATCGGCCAGATCGTAAATGCTGTGGAAGTGCCGGTTACCGCTGATATTGAATCTGGTTATGCGATTGATCTGCAAGGATTAAAGGCAAATGTTCGTAAAATTTTAGCAACAGGCGTAGCCGGCATTAACATCGAAGACAGCGATCCGAAAACCAATCAGCTGCTGCCCGTGGACCTGCAAGCTGAACGGATCAGGCTGATCCGGAAAACGGCGGAAAAGGCAGGTGTGCGGCTATTCATTAATGCCCGGACAGACGTTTTCCTGAAACCCAGTACACTTACAAGTGATGAGAAATTGAAACTGGCCATCGAGCGTGGATGCGCTTATGCAGACGCGGGTGCGGATGGCATTTATCCCATATTTGTGCAGGAAGAAAGTGCCATTGCGACCCTTGTTAAGGAGTTTTCTGTCCCTGTAAACATATTAATCACGAAAGGAACGCCCGAACTGAAACAGCTTGAAAACCTGGGCGTCGCCAGGGTTAGCTTCGGACCGAATTTTCAAAAAGCAATGCTGTTAGCCATGAAAGCTTCTTTGAAGCAGATTAAGGAAACTTTTAGCCACAACGCGATCACAAGTGTATATTGA
- a CDS encoding endonuclease V translates to MNNNIETPESNYGQLTIAEATAIQEKLKGIVKLSPMEGEIKTIAGADISLDLYSDTVYAGMVVLSYPDLKPISYSLVKTTNIFPYVPGFLAFREIPGLLKVYEQLPVKPDCIMFDGNGILHARRMGIATHFGVLTDSVTMGCAKKKLAGIYADPGETRGDYSLVTDRGDTIGFALRSKNNVKPVFISPGHKMSLKDSMDITMQCLGKHRLPEPTRKAHEFVNRFRIGELKEGYHELEQWGLF, encoded by the coding sequence ATGAACAATAATATTGAAACACCGGAATCAAACTATGGGCAATTGACGATTGCCGAAGCTACGGCCATACAGGAAAAGCTGAAAGGCATTGTGAAGCTTTCGCCCATGGAAGGGGAGATCAAGACCATTGCGGGGGCTGATATTTCACTGGACCTTTACAGCGATACGGTTTATGCCGGGATGGTCGTGCTGAGTTATCCTGATTTGAAACCTATTTCCTATTCGCTCGTCAAAACCACCAATATTTTTCCTTATGTGCCAGGTTTTCTCGCCTTTCGGGAAATTCCGGGCCTGTTGAAAGTTTACGAGCAGCTTCCCGTGAAGCCCGATTGCATCATGTTCGATGGCAACGGCATCTTACATGCCCGGCGAATGGGGATTGCAACGCATTTTGGGGTCCTTACGGATTCGGTTACGATGGGTTGTGCCAAGAAAAAGCTGGCCGGGATTTATGCAGATCCCGGTGAAACAAGAGGTGACTATTCACTGGTAACAGACAGAGGCGACACGATTGGATTTGCATTAAGGAGCAAGAATAATGTAAAACCGGTCTTTATTTCCCCGGGTCACAAAATGAGCCTGAAAGACAGTATGGACATTACAATGCAATGTCTCGGCAAGCACCGGCTCCCTGAGCCGACCCGAAAGGCGCACGAATTTGTGAACCGGTTCCGGATCGGCGAGTTAAAAGAAGGATATCACGAACTGGAACAATGGGGTTTGTTCTAG
- a CDS encoding glycoside hydrolase family 18 protein codes for MQFLKLTKTLRSPLAAMCIVAPLILATACKSEEKKDEAATATDSTTTKPVVIGYVGGFRGLVNTDRIEVDKLTHINYAFVDVQKGKAFLTNEKTDSTNFRKLKLLKEKNSDLKILISLGGWTWSENFSDAVLTEASRKIFAASSVDIIRKYDLDGVDIDWEYPGMPGEDGNVYRPEDKQNFTLMFEALRKELDAFEKESGKKKLLTTAVPGFTSFLKVVEMGKAAAFLDYVNMMTYDLFQGDTAVHHAALYSSDIYKASHSVDNAVKAFSVEGVPMNKLVVGLPFYGRMFRVAKLDKGLGQKHIKQDYVDGYTMIKDSMVNKKGFKEYRDEVAKAPYLLNAKTGDVLSYDDEQSVREKCKYVLDKKLAGVMFWEYDSDSKTYLLDEIDKTFN; via the coding sequence ATGCAGTTTTTAAAACTTACCAAAACCCTGCGATCACCCCTGGCAGCCATGTGCATAGTGGCTCCCTTAATCCTTGCAACGGCCTGTAAATCCGAAGAGAAAAAAGACGAAGCTGCCACAGCAACGGACAGCACAACCACAAAACCAGTTGTAATTGGCTACGTTGGCGGCTTTCGCGGGCTCGTCAATACAGATCGCATTGAAGTGGACAAGTTGACCCACATTAACTATGCATTTGTAGATGTTCAGAAAGGAAAGGCGTTTTTGACCAATGAAAAAACCGACTCTACCAATTTCCGCAAGCTCAAATTGCTGAAAGAAAAAAATTCCGATCTTAAAATCCTGATCTCTCTGGGCGGCTGGACCTGGAGTGAAAATTTCTCCGACGCAGTTCTGACAGAAGCTTCCAGAAAAATATTCGCAGCAAGTTCTGTTGATATTATCAGGAAATACGACCTCGATGGTGTGGACATTGACTGGGAATATCCCGGAATGCCGGGTGAGGACGGCAACGTTTACAGACCTGAGGATAAGCAAAACTTCACTTTAATGTTCGAGGCGCTCCGTAAAGAACTGGACGCTTTTGAAAAAGAATCGGGCAAGAAAAAGCTGCTTACAACCGCTGTTCCCGGCTTTACTTCTTTCCTGAAAGTAGTTGAAATGGGCAAAGCAGCTGCATTTCTGGATTATGTGAACATGATGACTTATGACCTTTTCCAGGGCGACACGGCGGTCCATCATGCCGCATTATATTCGTCTGACATTTATAAGGCGAGCCATTCGGTGGATAATGCTGTAAAAGCATTTTCTGTGGAGGGAGTTCCGATGAATAAGCTGGTTGTAGGTTTGCCGTTCTATGGAAGAATGTTCCGCGTCGCGAAGTTGGATAAAGGCCTGGGCCAAAAACACATCAAGCAAGATTATGTAGACGGTTATACCATGATCAAAGACAGCATGGTAAACAAAAAGGGCTTTAAAGAATACCGTGACGAGGTGGCAAAAGCACCCTACCTGCTCAACGCCAAGACCGGAGACGTTTTAAGCTACGACGACGAGCAGTCTGTGAGAGAAAAATGCAAATATGTTTTAGACAAAAAACTCGCCGGAGTAATGTTCTGGGAATATGATTCAGATTCAAAAACATATCTCCTCGACGAAATAGACAAGACATTTAACTAG
- the ligD gene encoding non-homologous end-joining DNA ligase: MKKKAELTHLDKIYWPDEQITKGELLEYYSEIAPFIIPYLKNRPLSLRRNPNGINEPSFFQKDAGDNVPDWIKTEEILAESTGKMVNYFICNDLETLLYIANMGCIEMNPWNSTINKLDNPDYIVMDIDPSDKNTFEDVVDVALVIKEILDQTGMTGFCKTSGSSGLHIYIPFGKKYTYDESRDFAEILATLVVERLPELTTLERSLSKRRKDQIYVDFLQNRIAQTLASAYSVRPKPGATVSAPLEWSEVKHGLSPRDFTIKNMLKRVEEKGDLFKGVLGKGIDMQKALQKMEALHGE; encoded by the coding sequence ATGAAAAAGAAAGCGGAACTGACGCACCTGGACAAAATCTATTGGCCGGACGAGCAGATTACGAAAGGTGAATTACTGGAATATTACAGTGAAATAGCGCCTTTCATTATCCCTTATTTGAAAAATCGCCCCTTATCGCTCCGCCGCAATCCGAATGGCATCAACGAACCCAGCTTTTTCCAGAAAGATGCCGGTGACAATGTTCCGGATTGGATCAAAACGGAGGAGATCCTGGCAGAATCGACAGGAAAAATGGTAAATTATTTCATTTGCAACGACCTCGAAACGTTGCTTTACATTGCCAATATGGGGTGTATTGAAATGAATCCATGGAATTCCACCATTAATAAGCTCGATAACCCCGATTACATTGTGATGGACATTGACCCGTCCGATAAAAATACATTTGAAGATGTGGTAGATGTTGCGCTGGTGATCAAGGAGATCCTCGATCAGACTGGCATGACGGGATTCTGCAAAACTTCCGGGTCCAGCGGGCTGCACATTTACATTCCTTTTGGCAAGAAATATACTTACGACGAAAGTCGTGATTTTGCCGAAATCCTGGCAACGCTTGTTGTAGAACGTCTTCCTGAGCTCACCACACTGGAACGGTCGCTTTCGAAACGCAGGAAAGATCAGATTTATGTCGATTTTTTGCAGAACAGGATCGCGCAGACACTCGCATCCGCATATAGCGTACGCCCGAAACCAGGCGCAACCGTATCCGCGCCACTCGAATGGAGCGAGGTGAAACATGGACTTAGCCCCAGGGATTTTACCATTAAAAACATGCTGAAACGGGTCGAGGAGAAAGGTGATCTGTTCAAAGGGGTTTTAGGCAAAGGCATTGACATGCAGAAAGCATTACAAAAAATGGAGGCACTGCACGGGGAATAA
- the ku gene encoding non-homologous end joining protein Ku has translation MRAIWSGAIGFGLVNIPVKLFSATQQAELDLDMLDKKDHANIKYQRVNANTGKEVDWDDIVKGYKVEDEYVVLDDKDFEKASPEKTKIIEIAEFVNEKDIDSIYYETPYYLQPEKSGGKPYALLRDALKKTGKAGLGTYVLRNRESLVLIKAAGDLLILNKIRFQDEIRETEELTIPDVKIKPAEMAMAVQLIEQLTTDFDISNYKDTYNESLLKLIMAKAKGKKPTAPKMKIVHSKSKDLMAQLKESLSAPKRKAS, from the coding sequence ATGAGAGCAATCTGGTCCGGGGCCATCGGATTTGGCCTTGTCAACATTCCCGTAAAATTATTCAGCGCGACCCAACAGGCCGAGCTGGATCTGGATATGCTGGACAAAAAAGATCACGCTAACATTAAGTATCAGCGTGTGAACGCCAATACAGGCAAGGAAGTAGATTGGGACGACATTGTGAAGGGTTATAAAGTTGAGGATGAATATGTTGTCCTGGACGATAAGGATTTTGAAAAAGCCAGTCCGGAAAAAACCAAGATCATCGAAATTGCAGAATTTGTCAATGAAAAAGACATTGACAGCATTTACTACGAAACGCCTTATTATCTGCAACCCGAAAAATCGGGCGGCAAACCCTATGCATTGCTGCGCGATGCTTTGAAAAAAACAGGAAAGGCTGGTTTGGGCACCTATGTGCTGCGGAACCGCGAAAGCCTGGTTTTGATAAAGGCTGCTGGTGATCTTTTGATTTTAAATAAAATAAGGTTTCAGGACGAAATACGCGAAACGGAAGAGCTAACCATTCCGGATGTGAAGATCAAACCTGCGGAAATGGCCATGGCTGTGCAGCTAATAGAGCAGCTGACGACGGATTTTGACATTTCGAATTACAAAGACACTTATAATGAGTCGCTGCTGAAACTGATCATGGCGAAGGCGAAAGGCAAAAAACCGACAGCACCGAAGATGAAGATCGTGCATTCGAAAAGCAAGGATCTGATGGCCCAGTTGAAGGAAAGTTTGAGCGCACCGAAACGTAAAGCATCGTGA
- a CDS encoding LytR/AlgR family response regulator transcription factor, translated as MKILIIEDEKPAVRRLIQLINQQLPEAQVIASLDTVTAAIQWFGNNTEPDLIFLDIQLADGISFEIFEKVKVNAPIIFCTAYDQYAIKAFKLNSIDYLLKPVDPEELTHALNKFNSGKNEPAISLDQIRSLIQPAAKTFKTRFLVKLGERIQTIDIQDIAFFYSEDKVTLLQTRQGKKYTLDYILDEIEEMVSPEQFFRINRKYISSISAIKDVFTYSNSRLKIHLENCADSDILISRERMGPFKTWLGQ; from the coding sequence ATGAAAATTCTGATCATCGAAGACGAAAAACCAGCCGTAAGGCGCTTAATTCAGTTGATCAACCAGCAATTGCCGGAAGCGCAGGTCATCGCTAGTCTCGACACGGTAACGGCTGCTATTCAATGGTTTGGCAATAATACTGAACCTGATCTGATTTTTCTTGACATTCAGCTTGCCGACGGAATTAGTTTTGAAATTTTCGAAAAAGTAAAGGTCAATGCACCGATCATCTTCTGCACGGCTTACGACCAATATGCCATCAAAGCATTCAAGCTCAACAGCATCGATTATTTGTTAAAGCCCGTCGATCCAGAAGAACTTACACATGCACTGAATAAATTCAATTCAGGCAAAAATGAACCTGCCATTTCTCTCGATCAGATTCGCAGCTTGATCCAACCCGCCGCAAAAACATTCAAAACACGTTTTCTGGTAAAACTGGGCGAGCGTATACAGACCATTGACATACAAGACATTGCCTTCTTTTACAGCGAAGACAAAGTGACCTTGCTTCAAACCCGGCAGGGAAAGAAATACACATTGGATTATATTCTCGATGAGATTGAGGAAATGGTCTCTCCAGAGCAGTTTTTCAGGATCAACAGGAAATATATCAGCTCCATTTCCGCCATTAAAGACGTTTTCACATACTCCAACAGCCGGTTGAAAATCCATCTCGAAAACTGCGCCGATAGTGACATTCTCATCAGCCGCGAGCGCATGGGGCCATTCAAAACCTGGCTCGGGCAGTAA
- a CDS encoding sensor histidine kinase → MKITTRGSKKFWNFSPAFLAGNLLIALVISIGSFAECIATGEGYGDLAQDILISFVMSTTLSYGGFLMEDYFDRTISWIQYPVKRLILESLCYFLYVFCASIVIIFLFQFFVIKNFTLNNIPWNRLVGWTQFPMKVSFVILFILISRSFLLEWRTAAIESEQLKTERFAQQYQSLKDQLNPHFLFNSLNVLSNLVYENPDTAAKFIRQLSSIYRYVLEVQQEELVTLKQELGFAENYLSLQKIRFEESLQYHIRVDAHATGSLPPLSLQLLLENAIKHNVASIKMPLKIDIELIKNQLIVKNNVQPKSSLPEESTGIGLSNISKRYELLSEENIAVSNADGQFTVTLPLLFP, encoded by the coding sequence ATGAAAATTACCACCCGGGGCTCGAAAAAATTCTGGAATTTCTCTCCGGCTTTTCTTGCGGGAAACCTGCTGATCGCGCTCGTGATTTCCATAGGCTCCTTTGCTGAATGCATTGCGACCGGGGAAGGTTACGGGGATCTTGCACAGGACATCCTGATTTCATTCGTGATGTCGACGACGCTGAGTTATGGCGGATTTTTGATGGAAGATTATTTTGACAGGACCATCTCCTGGATCCAATATCCCGTCAAAAGGCTTATTCTGGAAAGTCTGTGCTATTTCCTGTATGTTTTTTGTGCGAGCATTGTCATCATTTTCCTGTTCCAGTTTTTTGTGATAAAAAACTTTACATTAAATAACATTCCGTGGAACAGACTGGTTGGCTGGACGCAGTTTCCGATGAAGGTCTCCTTTGTGATCCTGTTCATATTAATCAGCCGGTCGTTCCTGCTGGAATGGCGCACAGCGGCGATTGAATCGGAGCAGCTGAAAACGGAGCGGTTTGCCCAGCAATATCAGTCGCTGAAAGACCAGCTGAATCCGCATTTTTTATTCAATTCACTCAATGTGCTGAGCAACCTGGTTTACGAAAATCCGGACACGGCGGCGAAGTTTATCCGGCAGCTTTCCAGCATTTACCGTTATGTGCTCGAAGTCCAGCAGGAAGAGTTGGTGACATTAAAACAGGAGTTGGGTTTTGCGGAAAACTATCTCTCCTTACAAAAGATCCGTTTTGAAGAAAGCCTGCAATATCACATCCGCGTGGATGCCCATGCAACCGGCTCCTTACCGCCCCTATCGCTTCAACTATTATTGGAAAACGCCATCAAGCACAATGTGGCTTCTATCAAAATGCCTTTAAAAATCGATATTGAGCTCATTAAGAATCAATTGATTGTTAAGAATAATGTCCAGCCCAAAAGCAGCTTGCCGGAGGAATCAACCGGCATCGGACTTTCCAATATCAGCAAGCGCTACGAACTGCTGAGCGAAGAAAATATCGCTGTCAGCAATGCCGACGGCCAATTTACAGTAACATTACCATTGCTTTTTCCATGA
- a CDS encoding TonB-dependent receptor, which produces MKIGFTLLLLILTSAAIAQISISGRVSDHKGQAVPGVNIYLKGTYDGTTSGADGRFAFTTTEAENQTLTVQAIGFKSQELVLELRGQPITANIVLAESINQLNAVTISAGAMEAGDEKKSVVLKPLDIVTTSGAMGDITGALLTLPGTSTVGNDGRLFVRGGDASETSIFIDGLQVGNAFGSTTSNVPTRNRFSANLFKGSFFSTGGYSAEYGQALSSALALNTVDLPLRNQGDVSIMSLGGGYTQTLVKDNRALTASANYYNLAPYQSLVKQNFDWEKAPSSWDSEISLRRKWGNAVTGKAGFIKAYFHTEGSNMAIWQKIPGNDGRGDRVKLNNRYHYGNVSFRHSGSKGWLFYGGAALSDNRDAIQLNADDIRQVNRIFHSKAVTVKDFSAQFSLKNGLEYYAKTYSEALPGQNLKRQFTDHQFNHFLEATYYFSNRLIMVGGLRSGHSTLAKETWFTPRFSVAYKLDNQGQFSFAAGKFKQLAEEKLRVRQTDLKNSAATHYILNYFTVNNNRTFRAEAFYKNYDNLVTYKGLASDPENLALNGAGYARGVDFFLRDKQTIKDTDFWITYSFVDSKRRFAAYETKVQPSFAPRHNGSVVVKHFVTAMKSLLGTSWSWNSGYAFNDPNLPGEMQRKTKPYSDLSLSISYLPKPNVILHVACSNVLGRQNVFGYQYATQPDESGSYASRPVGQGAKRFLFAGLFITLSKDKKANQLNNL; this is translated from the coding sequence ATGAAAATCGGCTTTACACTTCTGCTTCTTATTCTTACATCAGCTGCAATAGCTCAAATCTCCATTTCGGGCCGGGTATCGGATCACAAAGGCCAAGCAGTGCCGGGCGTCAACATTTACCTGAAAGGCACTTATGACGGAACCACTTCAGGTGCGGACGGCCGTTTTGCTTTCACTACAACCGAAGCGGAAAACCAAACACTAACCGTTCAGGCGATCGGTTTTAAAAGCCAGGAACTGGTTCTTGAACTTCGGGGACAGCCCATAACCGCGAACATTGTGCTCGCAGAAAGCATTAATCAACTGAATGCAGTAACCATTTCTGCGGGCGCGATGGAGGCGGGTGATGAGAAAAAATCGGTGGTGCTTAAACCGCTCGACATTGTAACAACCTCCGGTGCCATGGGCGACATTACTGGCGCATTGCTCACATTGCCAGGCACTTCCACCGTAGGTAACGATGGGCGGCTGTTTGTACGCGGCGGTGATGCCTCGGAAACTTCTATTTTTATTGATGGCCTGCAAGTGGGAAATGCATTTGGCAGCACCACTTCCAATGTGCCGACCCGCAACCGGTTCAGCGCCAATTTATTCAAAGGATCGTTTTTCAGCACAGGCGGTTATTCCGCCGAATATGGGCAGGCGCTCTCATCGGCTTTGGCATTGAATACGGTGGACCTTCCGCTCAGAAACCAGGGAGATGTGAGCATTATGTCATTGGGCGGCGGTTATACGCAAACGTTGGTGAAGGACAACCGCGCATTGACTGCCTCGGCAAACTATTACAATCTGGCCCCTTACCAATCGCTTGTTAAGCAAAATTTTGATTGGGAAAAAGCGCCATCGAGCTGGGATTCGGAGATTTCATTGCGTCGTAAATGGGGAAATGCGGTGACGGGCAAAGCGGGTTTTATCAAGGCCTATTTTCACACAGAAGGCAGCAATATGGCGATCTGGCAGAAAATCCCTGGCAATGATGGCCGCGGCGACCGGGTTAAGCTCAACAACCGCTATCACTATGGCAATGTTTCTTTCCGGCATTCGGGAAGCAAAGGCTGGCTCTTTTACGGAGGTGCGGCGCTGTCCGACAATAGGGACGCTATTCAGCTCAATGCGGATGATATCCGGCAGGTCAACCGGATTTTTCATTCCAAAGCGGTAACGGTTAAAGACTTCTCTGCGCAGTTTTCCCTCAAAAACGGCTTGGAATATTACGCCAAAACCTACTCGGAAGCATTGCCCGGCCAGAACCTGAAAAGGCAGTTTACGGATCACCAGTTCAACCATTTTTTGGAAGCGACTTACTATTTCAGTAACCGCTTGATCATGGTCGGCGGCCTGCGGAGCGGGCACAGCACATTGGCAAAAGAAACCTGGTTCACGCCGCGCTTTTCAGTCGCCTATAAACTGGATAATCAAGGGCAATTCTCTTTTGCAGCTGGCAAGTTCAAACAACTGGCAGAAGAAAAGCTGCGGGTGCGCCAGACCGACCTGAAAAATTCCGCGGCAACACATTACATTCTTAATTACTTCACAGTCAACAACAACCGCACATTCCGCGCGGAGGCTTTTTATAAAAACTACGATAATCTGGTCACTTACAAAGGCTTGGCGAGCGATCCTGAAAACCTGGCTCTGAATGGTGCTGGCTATGCGCGAGGCGTTGATTTTTTCCTGCGCGACAAGCAAACCATAAAGGATACCGATTTCTGGATCACGTACAGTTTTGTGGACAGCAAGCGCAGGTTTGCGGCCTACGAAACCAAAGTCCAGCCATCATTTGCACCCAGACACAACGGCTCGGTCGTGGTGAAACATTTTGTGACGGCTATGAAATCCTTGCTGGGAACATCCTGGTCGTGGAACAGCGGCTATGCTTTTAACGATCCCAATCTGCCCGGTGAAATGCAGCGCAAAACGAAGCCATATAGCGATCTGAGTCTGAGCATCAGCTATCTGCCCAAACCCAATGTGATCCTGCATGTGGCTTGCTCCAATGTTTTGGGTAGGCAGAATGTATTCGGCTATCAATACGCGACGCAGCCGGATGAATCGGGTTCCTATGCAAGCAGGCCCGTAGGACAAGGCGCCAAGCGCTTCCTTTTTGCCGGACTTTTCATCACGCTTTCAAAGGATAAAAAAGCCAATCAGCTGAACAATTTATAA
- a CDS encoding multidrug effflux MFS transporter — protein MSKKTYFFLILILGSLTALGPFSIDMYLPGFPAIAKDLHTTAAKVSLSLSGFFVGISVGQLLYGPLLDRFGRKKPLFIGLVVYILASVGCAMANSINDLILLRVIQAIGSCAATVASVAMVRDLFPVKDNAKVFSLLLLVVGVSPMIAPTVGGYVTDAFGWHAVFWILTGMGVAILLATVLWLPDSYKPDKTLSLKPKPILLNFLQVIREPQFYTYALTGAIAFSGLFAYVAGSPLVFMEVFHTDGKVYGWIFAFLSVGFIGSSQLNTLFLRKFTSEQVVNTALICQVIVSFAFLAAALAGMLTLPVVIVFLFFFLCCIGYTYPNAAALSLAPFTRNAGSASALMGAFQMGMGTLISIVISIFEEPSVIPMVASMAGSSLLALSMLVFGRRFIKEKVEVQQGADAAMIH, from the coding sequence ATGTCCAAAAAAACATATTTCTTTCTCATCCTGATTCTAGGCAGCTTAACGGCACTCGGCCCTTTTTCGATTGATATGTATCTGCCCGGTTTTCCGGCCATTGCCAAAGACCTGCACACCACAGCAGCCAAGGTTTCACTCTCATTATCCGGGTTTTTTGTTGGGATTTCAGTTGGTCAGCTGCTTTACGGGCCGCTCCTTGACCGGTTTGGTCGGAAAAAGCCTTTGTTCATCGGGTTGGTGGTTTACATTCTGGCCTCAGTAGGGTGCGCAATGGCCAATAGCATTAATGACTTGATTTTGCTGCGGGTTATCCAGGCAATAGGAAGTTGTGCGGCTACGGTTGCGTCGGTTGCGATGGTTAGGGACCTGTTTCCGGTGAAGGATAATGCAAAGGTTTTTTCGTTGCTGCTCCTGGTTGTTGGCGTTTCCCCAATGATCGCACCCACCGTGGGCGGTTATGTTACCGATGCATTCGGCTGGCATGCCGTGTTCTGGATCCTCACAGGCATGGGTGTGGCCATTCTTCTGGCAACGGTGCTTTGGCTGCCGGATAGTTATAAGCCTGATAAAACCCTTTCCTTGAAGCCAAAACCCATTCTGCTCAATTTTCTGCAAGTGATCCGGGAGCCGCAGTTTTACACTTATGCGTTGACGGGAGCGATTGCATTCTCCGGTCTGTTCGCTTATGTAGCAGGCTCTCCGCTGGTTTTTATGGAGGTTTTCCATACAGATGGCAAGGTATATGGATGGATCTTCGCTTTTCTGTCGGTTGGTTTTATAGGTTCGAGTCAATTGAATACATTGTTTTTGAGAAAATTCACCAGCGAGCAAGTCGTGAATACGGCGCTGATCTGCCAGGTTATTGTCAGTTTCGCATTTCTCGCAGCGGCACTGGCAGGCATGCTGACACTTCCGGTCGTGATCGTTTTTCTGTTCTTTTTTCTTTGCTGCATTGGTTACACCTATCCCAACGCCGCAGCGCTGTCATTGGCTCCTTTTACGAGAAATGCAGGCAGCGCATCCGCATTAATGGGTGCTTTTCAGATGGGAATGGGCACATTGATATCCATTGTCATCAGTATTTTTGAAGAGCCATCCGTTATTCCGATGGTGGCTTCAATGGCCGGTTCTTCGCTTCTGGCGCTTTCGATGCTTGTTTTTGGCAGGCGTTTTATCAAGGAAAAAGTGGAAGTGCAGCAGGGTGCAGATGCTGCTATGATACACTAA